The genomic region TTTaaaagttaaatgcatacaataggagatttcaaagttggatgcatacaataggaatttagtgaaagttcaatgcattttcatatACTTTTCCCTTTTAATATAGTTGTGAAGTAGCCAGTAGTGTTTTTTAATGGAGGGAATGTGGTTTTCGGGAATCTGCTGAAGGAAACGACGCATTTCGGCTTCTCTTTTATGGAGGGTTTAATTGATCCATTAAATTGTGCTTTTCAACTATAATTTCCCTAAATTTGATTTAACCTGCTCTCTTCTATTTCGTGTAATTCAAACTTTTCTAGTATGGATATTATGAGAGAACAGGCTTTGCAAACTTGACCACCTAAGCTAGTTAGCTAACTGGATGATATGAGTGCATAATAATTTTCATTTTATTAATAAGCATTATCATCCGACCTATATAAGATAATTTATTGGGACATGACATGCGTACAATTAACATATTTTTACATTAATATATAGCTAAAGTTACCATAGCAGGAAGGTCCAGAACTGCCAGATTCGGTTAAACCAACTTAACGAAACCAGCCTAGAACCGAACCAACCTGAAGTAAATTGTCTGGTCCAGTTATGGTACAATGTACACCCCTAGTTGTAACTCAAACATTCTAGGTAGACGCCCCAAAGCGAAATCTAGAGGTAAACTGAAAACAGCTGAAGTCGCGAGCTTAATATAAAGACAAAATGATGAAACCGAAAAGCCTGATGGTAATGGAGTAAAACACAAACGCTTTTGGTTGATGAAAAAACCAACTTTACCATCAAGTCATGAAAACAGTGGTTGCATTACAACTCAAAGAAATTTTGAAGTCCAGTAAATTCAAGTATCCGCCCCTAACAAAATATAAATGAAACATTTTGACAATCGGTAATCGGATAGTAATCGGCCAGGGTCTTAGAGGGAGTAATAAATAAAATTGGGAATTAATTAGAAAGTAGTCAGAAATTTGACTTTGATCGATTTTGAAATCCAACATAAATGGTCCAGTACATCCTATATAACATAACAGGAAACTATCACGAATAGATACAAAACAAGGAGGTTTTACCTAGTTTGCTGACATGAAGCTTAGTCAAGCAAAAACAAACCATTGAACATGTATGTACTGCCAGGATACAACTCGAGGCAATTCAGAAGTTAAAAGTTATAGTTTCAAGACCGATGCTTCTAAATAAGCCATCCAGTAAGTAAAGCAAAACAAAATAAGGAGTATACCATGAGATGAATGATTAAGACAACTGGAGATCTACTTCAGCTATGGTGGAGGCTCGAGGGAGCCTCAACAATTTCACAGCAACCATCAACCTCTCTTCTTTGTAACCATCAATTTTTAGGGATGGATCAGGATCAACACAGATAGTAATTTTTTTAAGCAAGGGGGTATACGCAAGTAAATTCTTAATCAATAATAATTCGTTCTTTGAACCTCTAAAGGGGTCAACCACCACATTTAGTAGCGGCAACTGCCCCATTGTGATGTAGTCCAAGTCTGAAGGATGTAATGCAAGCGATGGAATAGTATACTCGCATGAAGCCTACAAAAAATGTAAAGCTCTCAGATATAAAGCTATGAAGTTTAAAGATGAGATTTATGATACATATGCAACCTTCACTTACTGAGATCGAAAGAGTCTGCAAATTTGGACATCCCCAAATTATTTCAAAAGCAAATGCTAACATGATATTGTTGCTAAAATCCACCAAGTTTAATGTAAGAGTCTTGACGGAGGAAAAGGATTCATGGACAAACTTTCTAGAAACTGCTTCTTCTACGAACTGTAAGAAAAGTGGTCATAGAACACCACTTCGGTTAGTCATACATTTCATAAAGCATTGCTACAACATAATGTAATGTTACTTTTAAAGACCCAACTTGGCCTTACCTTGCAATTCAGAAAATTCAAATCAAGCTCTTGAAGTTCTGGAAAATAACCTCCAAGATTAAAACTAAAGGAATTTGTGATTGGCGTACTATCAAGCGCACGCAATGGAAAGGATAACATCTTGAGATTTCTAAGTTTAGCAATCTCAACTAATTTCAATTTTGAAGTAAAGTCTGTATAAAGATCATTACCAAATACTAGAATCTCAAGTCGCGGACACATAATGATAATTTCACAAAAATCACTAGCAAATGTTACCCAAGATAAATCCAAGCTCAAAAGATTTGGAAAACTACCAAAAGTGGGCACGGAATGAAAATGACAATTATAAAGCTTCAAATGTGTCAACTCTAGACAAGAGGATAGATAAGTGGGCAGCTCTATCTCTCTTCCATTACAATTCTCAAGAGTTAATTCCATAATTCCTTTTCTAGACAAAATCAGAACCCAATGATGCAAATCCTTAACATTCAGTTCTTTCTCATTCGGTACATGAAGGAAAAACTTTGTTATGGGACCTTTAAGATGAATGAGAAGATTACTTATGATCCTCTCATCATACCAATTATCATTTCCTTCAACATATAGTCGCAATAAATACTCAACGAAATCCTCATCAAATACGAGTT from Rutidosis leptorrhynchoides isolate AG116_Rl617_1_P2 chromosome 9, CSIRO_AGI_Rlap_v1, whole genome shotgun sequence harbors:
- the LOC139868613 gene encoding F-box/FBD/LRR-repeat protein At1g13570-like, which encodes MEPIKGSREVSKLSTKDDIISSMPDIVITHILNLLPIQDAVRTSILARNWRFKWTTLTQLVFDEDFVEYLLRLYVEGNDNWYDERIISNLLIHLKGPITKFFLHVPNEKELNVKDLHHWVLILSRKGIMELTLENCNGREIELPTYLSSCLELTHLKLYNCHFHSVPTFGSFPNLLSLDLSWVTFASDFCEIIIMCPRLEILVFGNDLYTDFTSKLKLVEIAKLRNLKMLSFPLRALDSTPITNSFSFNLGGYFPELQELDLNFLNCKVRPSWVFKSNITLCCSNAL